The Seriola aureovittata isolate HTS-2021-v1 ecotype China chromosome 7, ASM2101889v1, whole genome shotgun sequence genome includes the window gtgtgtgtgtgtgtgtgtgtgtgtacaagagCTTGGCCTCTGCATGCTCTTTTTGCCTCAGGCTGAGCCATTTGCCagtagagggagggaggtggggaggagggggggtgtgACCGTACGTAttcatgtgtggtgtgtgtatgtgtgtatacatatgcGGGTGCATAACATATGTAGGTGTGAAGAAGTGTTATATCTTTACCAGCTGCTGCTCGTCATTACTCATTGATGCACAGCAGCGGTGCAGAATGGCCTCGGCTTGGCCACTTTCCACCGCTTCACTGAAAAGACGAGCGCTGACATATTTAGGAGTCAGAGAAATGTTCCCGTTTCTACACTTTTCGCCCCTTCGACCCCATTCTTCAGCCCCCACGCCACCACCCACCCAACACATTTGACACGCCCAAtttacttctttcttttctgtcttcgTCTCGTCTCCCCTCCGTTTCTCCTGCAGGCTTTTAAGTTTCACTCCACTTTCCATGCAGGCTGTATAAGAGCCATTTGGATGTAAACCAGGTTTAGGTGTATCACATACTGTTACAGCAGGCCCCCTAAATCATAAAAGTGTAATAAGATCCTTATGGCAGATATTCACTTTCTGTTCAAAGTTGTGGGCCAGACTGAAATGAAGACTtatgcaaagaaagaaaagacagaagcaAGTTCACATTATCATGAATTAAAAGTCCAGATTTACGCATCTGAACTCTAATTTccatttgtcttgttttcagctGTACAAAGAGGGCGCACATCAAACTCCCAGAGCAGCCCGGGACAGTACCTGACCAATGGCACCGACCCATACAACGGTCAACCCTACCTATCCGGcttcatctctctgctgctgcgtGCAGAGCCCTACCCGACATCTCGCTACGGGGCCCAGTGCATGCAGGGAAATAATCTGATGGGCATCGAGAACATCTGTGAACTGGCGGCCAGGCTGCTGTTCAGTGCTGTAGAATGGGCCAAGAACATCCCCTTCTTCCCTGACCTGCAGCTCATGGATCAGGTGAGTCGACCGCTGCTGGTTGAATATTTTCCCaactttaaaggaataatcTGACATATTGAGAAATAGActggttttctttcttgctgagagttagatgagaagattgaacCAAGctcatgaagctacagctagcagctgtTTAGCTGAGCATAAagacaggggaaacagctaaccaGGCTCTGAGTTTATGTGAGGGAAAACCTCATAGTGACCAGACTCCAGGAACACACTGCACCTGGCTATTATCAgaaacagagccaggctagctgtttccccttgtttcctgtctttatgctaaactaagctaagctaggctaaatgGTTGCTGgttttagcttcatattttataccatacagatatgagagtggtatcaatcttcatatttcctaaaatgttgaacttttcctttaatgaaGCATGacttaaagcaaaaaaaggagTTACATTCCACTTTTCTAATGaatcaaaaccaaaagaaatTTGTATCCCaatgaaaaaacacagcttTCTGAAACCCGCTCACActttaaaagaagaagataaaCCTATAAACTAATGAAGTCTTCTGTTGGCTCTCACTCAGTGGcatataaaaagaaatcagcTCTGTTATTATTCACTGAAGGCAGAAACAGGCACTTGTGACATTCAATATGGACAGACATGACATCAATCCTGCACATGCAGATTTACACCAGCTGTATGGTCCTGGCACAGAGTAACTGCCTGACCTATAAATATTCACATGCACCTTGGGCGGACATAGTCATCACAAATATGTCACGCTATAGTTGCACCATATCATTACTATATCATTAATCTCACGTCGACATGCTGGATATATCTGTCATCTCTCTGCTTCAGTATTGTACCAGTGGTTCTATGatttctaaaaaaacaaaaaaagaaacacttttgATTTCAAGTGTCTTGTAACTCGACTGTGTGTAAAATCCTACAGTGTGCAGCGATATTACCCAGGGTAAACAAAGTAATGTGAATGCTTCAAAAAGGAATACTTAGCTAACCGTCATTAGAAATGTTGCTACAAAGGTGGGTCACATAAGGCTGCATGCCAAATTGCAGTACATGTCAACACcctgtatatatatatccatgTTCCTGTTTCAACTTGTGACTGCTGTTCCTCATATAAAAGTCATGATTTGGAACAGTTGAGCTCCTTGGCACATTAAAtcattttgcttttccttttcctttgaagcttctttctctgcttttaaAACTCATTCCATGTATCAAAGTGCTGACTGTGCAGCTCTTCTTACTGAACACAAATAATGCTAATTGGCATTAAACTCATCATAACCCAATTTAGCTGTAAAATATTCACTTGTTCGACTCGTCTTCCTTGATACGGTGACCAAATACTGACTATCGCCAAAGGTGGTTCGCATTATTGGATGTTAAGCGCATCTTGTGTTGCTTTCTAATTGCAGTTTGGCTCCTGTTAATGCAAGGTGTAAATGAGATCTACAGCCTAAAAGCACTTGAAGAGTGCAAACTCttattacatacattttaagTGAAATTGATTGGACCTTGTAAACACACCTTTAGTATTTGAATTGTCTCCATTAGTTTAGTATTTATGATTGAAAATGAATAATTGCCTCATAATAGAAATCTCAAATCCAAATCCGAATTTATGTTTTTGAGATATCCTGCCGACAGACGAGAAGGAGTAAAATTTCCTTCCTGTAATAACAACTCTATATTACCTGTATTCTAGGTGGCACTGCTGCGCATGTCATGGAGCGAGCTCTTCGTCCTCAATGCGGCCCAGTGCTCCATGCCGCTTCACGTGGCCCCTCTGCTTGCAGCGGCCGGCCTGCACGCCTCGCCCATGTCAGCAGAGCGTGTGGTGGCCTTCATGGACCACATCCGCGTCTTCCAAGAGCAGGTGGAGAAGCTGAAGGCCCTGCAGGTCGACACGGCTGAATATTCCTGCCTCAAGTCCATCGTGCTCTTCACATCCGGTGAGTTTGAATGAAGCACGTCTACGCATTAACAGAGGAGAGTCACAGGGAATGCATGACATTTCAGTGGGATTTTGGGTCTGTAATGTGACTTTGAAACAGGCTATAACTGTAGGTGGATGTAGGTGGGCAATCAAAAGTTCAAACATGATTAGAAATCCATTGTAGTAGAAGTTCGGATATTATATGTAAGGATACTCATACCTCATTTGTCTTCTTTTAAACCAAAGCAGTCAGATCATGGCTCTACTAAAGTGAAATATTGTCCTCTGTCTAGAGACAATGGCAACGTTTTCATGTGTACTCATGTAAATGTCTTATGGATTGACAGAAGTCATGTAAAgtttaatgtcacaatataACAATAACCTACAATCTCACATGAGTAACAGTTCCTAATTGAGCCCAAGACTGAGCTCTGAGGGAACAACAGGACAAACCTCAAGAGAGGAAATTCAAAGACAAATCCTGCCAGATGGCTCAGGGTGCCTTCGATGTTGCAGGGAAAACATACCAAAAgaaattgataaaataaatgaaatacaagaTTTCATAAATAGTCCACAAGTAAAGGTCCAGGTCCTCACTGTGACTAGAGAAGAAAACCGGAGGTAGATTAGGACTATAGTAGACCGAGAGTAGGTCAATgctttcacttgttttttccCTCTACACGAACTTAGACCCAAAGAGGATTATGGGAAGATTCTGatgtcaacaaaaacatcagcaaatTTACTAGTGCTCAGGCGGAAAGGGAGGAATTAGCAGACCAGTGAGCTGACTTCCGCTGGCACAGGAACATTCTGTTAACTGGTTTATTCACGTCAACACGGACACTTAGTCGCAGGCTATCAAAGCACATGTAAACAGCTTCAGCTGAATTAGACAAATGACCAACAGGACGGTTACGCAGCGCGTTTAAGCATCATAAATCACTAGGGACAACAACAACCAGTGAATCATAAATAATACATGTAAATCCATGTCATTGGGCTTGTTTGTTATTATTAGCATTATTGTCTCTGTTGTACAGAAACAATATAATACTAGTGTAGACATTATATACTTATACTGCTGTTGCCTTGTCAGGCAAAGGTGTTGCTGTTGCTAGCAAACATGAAAATACTCCCATGCATCCAGTCAGCTgttaatatactttttttctttttttttaatttatgctaAAATCtaattcatgaaaaaaacaagcaaatttatatttaatatgttgCAGACTTTCTTCTTACGTTAATAACATGTATATAATTTTACATGTCAGTCTCATGTCTTAATTAACACCCCAGTCACTTTTACTAGGTCGGACATagaaacattttcataacaCTTTGAATGTGACACTAGCTTTAACTGAATGCCATCAGATGAACATAAAGGCGGCAGCAGCACATAGTGAAATGCAAAGAGATTAAAATGCGCAAGTTGCATCCTCTTAATAAGAGCACAAAAAATGTATCACTCCATAATCGTCTCCTTTgcacatgaatgaataaataaataaataaaaccacttCAATGACCCAGAAAACACATTCCACTGAATGGATGTCCAGCAAAAAGCTTTACATGCAGCAACTTAGTGTCTTGTAATTCTCTGCTTATGCATAGTTGGACATTATAAAATAGGCAGCAGAAATCTCCATCTAATAAAATTCatgattcaacttttttttagaGGCTCTGCTGTGACAAGAGGAGGCGAGCGTCCCTCACACACATGATTGTTGTTTATTAAGGCTTCAatgccaaaatgaaaatgaatgaaatgaaactccATCAGTGATTCACGTGATGAACATCCATCATGTAacagacagatgatgacagatgTTCATGTGAGCGTTCCCTTTTGTTTGTCCTGAAAAGGCCCGAGTGCTGTGagacaacagagcagcagagaaccAAACTCCCGTCCATGACTGTAAATTTACTTGATCATTTAACCACAGAAAAAGAAGTTGCTCTAATGCTTTAGCCCCAAGAATAATTtattctctctgctgtgttgaaATTCAGtttgagctcacacacacacacacacacacacacacacacacacacacttcaactgTTCTTAACCCGCAACCTCCTCACCTCCACTGAGCCTGACCGAGAGGTGACCTCTAATGCTGCAGCAGATATTGTCTCATTGGCTCCATATGTAAATGCTGCTGCTACAGTCCTCCCGCTACTCAGTCATGGTCTCTGCCCTCCATGAATTTGACTGTAATTTGATCGCTCTCTCATATTGTAAAAGGCAGCTATTGACCCTGTGAGTAGCTGCTTGTGCCTCATTTAATAGTAAGCTTTTACCTGGACTGTTTAccttttacttttatctttgaTTGTCCTGTATTTTACTGAGTTTCTGtggttaatatttaaaaaatatttggtgGGAAAGACTTACGGACaagtattttacatttacatttatatttacattaaacatgGAAGCTAGTTTAGATAGAGACATGCATTCTTTTAATAGATACACACATGAGCCATTATGTTTATTATACTCAGTAAAAAGGAAGATCTGCTAAAATTTCCTCCTTATGATATTTATCTTGTAatcttatatttttttatattacagcTAGTAGGACGCATGACAAAGAAATGCTGCTATGCTAGCAAAGCTATGTCGTTTGTATCCaaagttgtttaaaaaaacacgGGGCACTTGAGCCTGACACCCTCACCGTGTTGCATTATGTTTCCCCACTGAGCCACACACGAgattaaatcaaaacataatGGTTTAAGGAAACCCATGAGATAGGCATTGTTGTGATACTGCTTATACACAAACCCTGTTGAGGTTTATCCCAACAGTCACTGGGCTCCAGTGCCAGCCAAAATACTGTCACATCTGTGATACTTCACTGAGAGATCATGCTTCGTGACCCAGGGGGAATCGGATGGTGAAGAAGCCAACACAGAGATGTCTCTTGTCCgtgtttttttattgcattttccctcttttctcccttgCATGGCTTGTCAGATTCACTCTGCGTATACCTAGCATCTCTCCTCCAATGCACGTGGGTGGCTGCGGATCcacctctcctttctcttccctGCTTTCATCAGCCATCTCTCCTTCATGATCCCATCTATTATTGAAACCAGTCATCCACCCCTCCTCTCTAAGCTCCCCAAACCCAGCCCCAAGCCCAGCCCAAGCCCCGGGCCCTACGCCCCCACCATGGGAGTTGAATTATGTATGGTGGGTTTCAGTGAGACAGAGGATTCGCCACAGCCTCGACCATGACCTACATAACCCCTGTAGCCCTGAGCATCCCATGTGACTTCCCTGTATGCGGGCAGATGTACCCATATGTAGACTCgttgcaacaaaaaaagaaaccccaTGTCTTGCCAAGAGACTCCAGAAGACAATGCACTTAGTGAAACGTGCAGATATTAACAGAAATTTGAATGTAACGGAGGCAgacatgcgcgcacacacacacgcatacaaagACAGACCCGTTAATAAACCTGACTCCTGCTGACCTGGTGGGATGAGCTAACAAGCTCAGACAATCACCAATCGTCTCTCACCTCCCTCTGAgtcccctccctccactccccCTGTGAAGCCCAGTCCCATCAAGCCACATCAGAGAATGGGCATCTCAGTCCTGCCACCCTGATCCCTCACCCCCACTGACCCGGTGTGTGTCCAAGGATCAGACAAAAGAACACGGCACTTGGCGTGGAAGGGCACCCAGAGAGCTGTCGCTTCGGCACGCGAAGTGGTTTCAGTCGCACGGACAGCTTTGCTAATCCTAACCAGGCAGTGACCGCCTTGTCACGCAGGACCAAAAATGGCGGCGGGACAAAAAAACAGTCCGAGCTGCTCACCGAGCAGAGGGGAATACAGCCGACGTGGGGGCAGTTATTCACCCAGAATGATGAGAATAGTGGccgctggggggggggggttgacacGCTCGATTAAAATATGAGgtaaattcaatttttttgttgTCGGGAACCCAGCATGGCAGGGTTTACGCAAGGGACAGATCAAAGTGCGAGATGACAAAGGGGACCTACGATGCAAGATGACAGGCTAAAACTTACGGGCCAGCGCTTTTAGACTAAGAGAACGAGCTTGAGAAGAAATTGCCCTCATCGAAAAACCTGTCTTCCAAATGAGGGTTCACTCAGGGGGCAGAGTCAAAGAGCACTTCCactgaatgtacagtatgtggcagagtacagtaaaatgtgtctttgttttgagtTCACACATCTCTGACCTCCTTTGCTAAATCCCCTGTGCACTCCTCCTGCACACAGAGGGTGTGAAAAGTATCGCGCACAGTGTTACACACTCTCTCGTTTGTGCGAGACTCTTGCCAAGGCGGGGGCCGGCGGGAGGGGAGGTGTGAGGAGGTGGAAGGCAGAACATGACCTCCAGCtgagggaaagagggaaggCTGTAGTGTGCCGTGAACACAGACCACAGGGGTGTAGTGGATACGTATCTCTGCAGTGACAACCTCCATTTCCTCAAGTCTCAGCGAGATCTCTCTGACTTGAGGAAtttgtgaggagaaaaaaaaaaaacagtcggCTCTTCATTACATGTTATTATCCCTCTGTGTGTCATCCATcccatccatctctctcagTCACCTTCATTAGATTTAATGTACAGGACATCAAGACTTTACAATGAGCCACCCACATTTAAAGAGCAAAATCTCTTAAAAAATCCAAGCCTCAGTTACTGAACATCCCAACGGGACATTTTATCTTTTGTCCTACACAGTacagccccttttccactggtcaaaaaacctgctaagactcgctaacatcaggcttttgtttgCAGTGGAAAAGAGAATAATCAACATTCACACCCCAGTCAAATGCCTCTGCAGCAGACACGGGTATTAACCGGCTCCGAGTggcattgatgtaaacacaacacccggGTCAACATGCTCATTTTCTCCCCTTCTCCGagctgtgacgtctttcagagcacaaacactgtaaatggACACCTGTCCAGCACAGAGCTGTTACAGCAGATACACAGCAGCTACACTGCACtcggaggtgaaggagtgagctgcagccctgaaataagtctCAAAGAAACACAATCACTGATCTAACGATTGTGATTGTGTCATAGACACACAAGTCATAGAGATCGTGAAAGACCGCAAACTACGATTAGTTAGGGTTTGTGTAATCCGACAAATCACTGTCACAGTCAGGTGGGAATTTAAAGCACCACGATCAAAAGACGTGATGTGCACTCTGGTCCCAGTAGGATTCAGTCTCCTTCCCATCACTGGCATCTCCACTTTTTATGAAGAAACTGGTTGTTGCTCATATTTTTGCGATTCTGTTTACTTTGTTGAAGGGTTCATTCAGACAACATAAAGAGGATTTTGTTTGATCAAGTGATAAACTATAAATCTttatctctcttcctccctgctAGATGCTATGGGCCTGTCAGACGTCGCCCATGTGGAGAGCATCCAGGAGAAGTCTCAGTGCGCCCTGGAGGAGTACGTAAGGAACCAGTACCCCAGCCAGCCAAACCGCTTTGGacgcctcctcctccgcctgcCGTCCCTGCGCATTGTCTCCTCTCCGGTCATCGAGCAGCTGTTTTTCGTGCGCCTGGTAGGCAAGACACCCATCGAGACACTGCTCCGCGACATGCTGCTCTCGGGCTCCAGCTACAACTGGCCCTACATGCCCACCGTGCAGCGCGAGCGGCCCATCTCCCTCCACTACAATGAGAACGGGCCATGAGGAGAAACATCCATCTGAATACACTTATCCATCCACCTTTACTTCTCTTCATTCTCTGCATTCAACTTCTCAGCTTTCCCAGAGGAAGCATCTTCCTTGCCATTCCGCACAAAAATCCGCACTGACGGTACAATCTGTCACTGTCCCGGTTACACAAGCCAGCCAATCATTCACCGTGGCCATTGCAGAAACTTGGTGGCCCCGCTGCAGTCCCTGACTTGATGGTGTAGTCTACATTTGAGATGTGGCATGAGATGGACAGGTTGGTAGAACGGGTTATTGCACAGTTCACCAGCGGGTCTGTTGGACTCACTTCAGATGTCAGTCTCAAACCCCGAGCAAACAGGGGCggcaaaagacaaaacatttgctCTATCGTTGGTGCTGTTCCTACACTTAAAGAGGCTGTATACAAGCATCCCAGTATGGCGAATACTGAATAAGGGCTTTGCCAATGGGACTCTACAACCAAGAGCACAAGGCCTGATGTATATTTACCaatttttgaaaacaaaaccagaagccattaaaaaaaaaaagacaaatgccAAAATGTCTTGGACTTTTGCAGAGGAcgttttattgtgtgtgtttgtattagcACTGTTTATATGGAGAGAAAACTCATGATTGTGtccatatgtacagtatatcgtTGATTCATAGGCATCTATAGCATATTAGGGTTCAATGGGAAAAGCTCAGGTTCAAAGGGTgggtagacagacagacagacagacagacagacagacagatagtcATGCCAATATCAGTACAAGTATAAAAAAGATGAACCCAGCTAAATTTACACTTATCAGCAGCCTGTGCCAAAGCTGAGAAACGCATATAGTTAAGATTATTTTTGCGGTAGTGTTGgtgatgaaattttaatgtttgGTTTGTCTATAATTTGACTATATACTTTTTTTGGGTCTCAGGGGGAGAGAAGGAATTTGTAAaagagaaatacaaataaaagctTAGGCACTTGCTTTATAGTCAGAACCTACACTTATTCACTCCTGTAAAATCCCAGCACTGGTAGATTCTTGCTACCCGTCCATCATTTGACCGATCGAGCGTTTTACTTATTCAAAAAGCCCAAAATTCAAATTCTAACTCCTGACATGATGCTATCACAGGAGCGACACAACTCATCctcattgttgtttttcagtcatgATTGTCAATATTGGACCTTTTGGACTGGGGTGGGGGGCATTTTACAAAACTAGCTGTACTTGCCTTAGAACAAAGATTTTGTCACTGAACATTTATCTTATGACTGTGCCATAATCTCTCGTTACCTGTTATAACAGGTATTATGTCCTGTCAGGAGAGGAAATGAACTCAtatgatgtaaaaatgaaaacatgtgcaCATAAAGTCACAGAAAAGCgatgcaaaacatttttttttaaatgcatcaaCTTATAAtatcaagaaaaaaatcttgtgAGAACAGATAGTTCTGCTTTAACATCATTAGCACTTTCATTTTTTAGACCTCATGCAAGTTCTTTTCCACTTCCTGATGATGTTGTCATATAGGGAAAACCCCCTCGACTCATGTCATTTG containing:
- the nr2f5 gene encoding nuclear receptor subfamily 2 group F member 5, yielding MAMVVNQWPENISADPGSQLQICGQEPGGAPGTPNGSTPGNDALSGDKIPNVDCMVCGDKSSGKHYGQFTCEGCKSFFKRSVRRNLTYTCRGNRDCPIDQHHRNQCQYCRLKKCLKVGMRREAVQRGRTSNSQSSPGQYLTNGTDPYNGQPYLSGFISLLLRAEPYPTSRYGAQCMQGNNLMGIENICELAARLLFSAVEWAKNIPFFPDLQLMDQVALLRMSWSELFVLNAAQCSMPLHVAPLLAAAGLHASPMSAERVVAFMDHIRVFQEQVEKLKALQVDTAEYSCLKSIVLFTSDAMGLSDVAHVESIQEKSQCALEEYVRNQYPSQPNRFGRLLLRLPSLRIVSSPVIEQLFFVRLVGKTPIETLLRDMLLSGSSYNWPYMPTVQRERPISLHYNENGP